From Wolbachia endosymbiont (group A) of Longitarsus flavicornis, the proteins below share one genomic window:
- the uppS gene encoding polyprenyl diphosphate synthase, producing the protein MLNQESLPKHLAIIMDGNGRWANNQGRVKIDGYKKGSEVAYDIAKYCTDLTIPYLTLYAFSMENWLRPKNETDCLFDLFYSVLTNEDKVNFIYNCNIKLNFIGNLSLLPSKILDQIKKAEEMTCKNDGLLLTIAVSYGAKQEITQAISNIIKEDIDCVSEEEFEKFLYTKDLPKLDLLIRTGGEKRLSNFLLWQAAYAELYFCDTLWPDFSCQDLSKALEDYTKREKKYGR; encoded by the coding sequence ATGTTGAATCAAGAATCTTTACCGAAACATTTAGCAATTATTATGGATGGTAATGGTAGATGGGCGAACAATCAAGGAAGGGTAAAAATTGATGGTTATAAAAAGGGCAGTGAAGTTGCATACGATATTGCCAAGTATTGTACGGACTTAACCATACCCTACTTAACTTTGTATGCATTCTCTATGGAGAATTGGCTTAGACCTAAAAACGAAACTGACTGTCTATTTGATTTATTTTACTCCGTTTTAACTAATGAAGATAAAGTCAATTTCATTTACAATTGTAACATTAAGTTGAATTTTATTGGCAATTTAAGTCTGTTACCCAGTAAAATATTGGATCAAATTAAAAAAGCAGAAGAAATGACATGTAAGAACGATGGTTTATTACTCACTATTGCAGTTAGTTACGGAGCAAAGCAAGAAATTACACAAGCTATAAGCAATATTATCAAGGAAGATATTGATTGTGTATCAGAAGAAGAATTTGAAAAGTTTCTATATACTAAAGATTTGCCAAAATTGGATTTATTAATTCGCACTGGTGGCGAAAAAAGGTTAAGCAATTTTTTATTATGGCAAGCAGCTTATGCTGAATTGTATTTTTGTGATACTTTGTGGCCTGATTTTTCTTGTCAAGATTTGAGCAAAGCATTAGAAGATTATACAAAAAGAGAGAAGAAATATGGTAGATAA
- a CDS encoding phosphatidate cytidylyltransferase encodes MVDNNFIVRILSSIVILFIFSFATYFSDLSFYLLIFSIAVLSSFEWYNLTQGNKILYVFALLLIALPSASLIYLYNLPQGKYALVWFVLTIWGIDITAYLFGKNFGGAKICPILSPGKTWTGLLGAILAGVVCTIFGSIFFGLFSIFYSPIIGLAIAILAQLGDFTESLVKRAYGVKDSGSMIPGHGGVLDRMDSFIFTAPLIAIYIN; translated from the coding sequence ATGGTAGATAATAATTTTATAGTTAGAATATTATCCTCAATAGTAATATTATTTATATTTTCTTTTGCTACATATTTCAGTGATTTATCGTTTTATCTATTGATTTTTTCAATAGCAGTTTTATCTTCTTTTGAATGGTATAATCTAACCCAAGGAAACAAAATTTTATACGTTTTTGCATTATTATTGATTGCACTACCAAGCGCCTCATTAATATATTTATATAATCTACCACAGGGAAAATACGCATTAGTATGGTTCGTCTTAACCATTTGGGGAATTGACATTACTGCCTACCTGTTTGGCAAGAATTTTGGTGGAGCTAAAATTTGCCCAATTCTTAGCCCTGGAAAAACTTGGACAGGACTTCTTGGTGCGATTTTAGCTGGAGTAGTGTGCACAATTTTTGGATCAATATTTTTTGGTCTATTTTCAATTTTTTATTCTCCAATCATTGGCCTTGCAATTGCTATTCTAGCGCAGCTTGGCGATTTCACTGAGTCGCTTGTTAAAAGAGCTTACGGTGTTAAAGATAGTGGAAGTATGATACCTGGCCATGGAGGAGTGCTCGACCGTATGGACAGCTTCATTTTTACTGCCCCCCTTATTGCTATTTACATAAACTAA